Sequence from the Deltaproteobacteria bacterium IMCC39524 genome:
TGCAGTGCGGATATTCCGTTCTTCGTTTCGCGCCGCGACGATGATCGAAACGGACGGTAGTAAATTCTCCGAGTTCGGATTGATGTCTCTCAGGAAACGGATTTTCCGACTCCCGATAGTAACCTCCAGCCCGACAATAAGGTAGATGAACAGTATGATGATTCCCAGCCAGAACATGAGGTTCAAATCCTTAATGAAACATGGAATTTCGAAATGAAACAGTTTGCTGTTCCTGTTTCACCTTTTCCGATGCTGAACTGGAGCGAAATGGATAAGCGGCTGTATTTATTGACCAAAGCGCTCCAAAAGGCGTGCTGTGCGATAGTTGAATATCGTTTCCAGCATCTTTTTGACCCAGAGCCTGTGGACCAGAAGACCTAAAACTCCGAAGGGAAGCTGATAGCAGACCCGGTCAATCATTCTGGTTTTTTTGTCAAAAGCGTCTATCCGGTGTTGATGATACCAGAGTTTGTAGGGCCCAACGCGTTGTTCATCGACAAAGAAGGTTCCCGCCT
This genomic interval carries:
- a CDS encoding SRPBCC family protein, whose amino-acid sequence is MHILEREIILDTDPETLWEFLSTPMNLNDLTPPELHFQVLSEVPEKMYNGLMILYEIQIPLFGKRRWLTEIKHIEAGTFFVDEQRVGPYKLWYHQHRIDAFDKKTRMIDRVCYQLPFGVLGLLVHRLWVKKMLETIFNYRTARLLERFGQ